The following is a genomic window from Hymenobacter chitinivorans DSM 11115.
CCTCCGCCCTGCCACCGCCTGGTTGCTCATCGGGTTTTTCGTCCTGATTCTGCCGGCTAATATTCACGCCGCCCGGCGCGGGCTCAACTACCAAACCGGCACCTCCGACGGCCCGGGCCCGGCGTATCTGTGGTTCCGCGTGCCGCTGCAGCTACTTTTTATTGCCTGGGTCTGGTACTTTGGACTTTACCTCGCCGATTCTGGCCTCTGATAAAACTTGCTTGCGGCGCCAAAACCGCCTTTTCTGCTTCTCTCATGAATGTTTTGCTGCTCGAAGACGAGTACCCGGCCGCCGAGCGGCTCCAGCGCCTGCTGCTGCAAGCCGCCCCCGAAGCCCGGGTAGCCGCCGTGCTCGACACGGTGGACGGGGCCGTAGCCTGGCTGACCACCAACCCCGCCCCCGACCTGATTATCTCCGACATCCAGCTGGCCGACGGCCTAAGCCTTGACGTATTTGACCAGCTCGTGGTACGCAGCCCGGTCATCTTCGCCACGGCCTATGACGCCTACGCCCTGCGCGCCTTCAAAGCCAACAGCATCGATTATCTGCTCAAGCCCATCAAGCTCACGGAGCTGCGCGCGGCCCTGACCAAGCTGCAGGAGTGGCAGCAGCCCGCGGCCCCGGCCCGGCAGCTGGAAAGCCTGCGCGACAGTCTGCCCCGGGCCGAACGGCAGTACAAGACCCGTTTTCTGGTGCGCAGCGGCGAGCAGCTCCTGCCCCTGCCGGTGGGCGCGGTGGCCTGGTTCCAGAGCCGCCACGAAGTCACGACTCTGGTAGCCACCGACGGCCGCCGCTTCGTCATCGACTACACCCTCGAGCAACTGGAAAGCCTGCTGGACCCGAGCCAGTTTTTCCGCCTCAACCGCCAGTACATTGCCCACCTGCAGGCCGTGCAGCGCCTCCACCCCTATTTCAACGGCAAGCTCAAACTCGACCTGGCCCCGGCCCCCAGCGAGGAAGTCCTGGTCAGCAAGGAAAAAGCGTCACCCTTCAAGAATTGGCTGGAGGGGTGAGGCGGTGAGATGGTAAACTTGTGAAATGGTGAGTTGACGTTCTGAGTGCGCTGTCTTTGCGAAGATGCACGAGATTCCGCGCCTCAAGCGGCGGCCCATCTTTTTGAAATATGCCGAGCCACTTGATATAAAAAGCCCTAACGCCTGCTCTAGCATTAGGGCTTTCTGGTAAATGTTAGGACGTGCTGCGCAGAAGATGCATTAGCTACGGCTTACGTCTTACAAGGCCAAAGAATGCGCCAGGCGTGCCAGCTGAACGAAAAACTCACCATTTCCCAAGTTCACCATCTCACCGTTCCAGCCAGGCGCGGAAGGCGGGGACTCGTTCCCGGCTGATGAGCACGTCGCCGTCGGGGGCGGTGGGGGCCAGCACGGTTTTGAGGCGGCTGTTGGTGTAGTGAATAATGTCCTGGATGGCGTCGTGCTGCACGTAGTAGGCCCGGTTGAGGCGGAAGAACTGGCGCGGGTCCAGCAGCTTTTCGAGCTGCTCCAGCGTCTGGTCGATAACGAAGCGGCGGTTTTCGCGGGTTTGCAGGAAGGTGGCTTTTTCCAGGCTGAAGAAGTAGCTGATATTCTCCACCGGAATTACCTTCAGGTGCTCCCCCACTTTCACCACAAACTGCTTCTTGTACTGGTTTTGGGGCTGCAGCTGCTGCAAGACCTGGGTCAGCAGGCTGGCATCGAAGGCCGGGGCTGGGGCGGCCGGGGCCCGCTGCAGGTTCTGGAGCTTGTGCAGGGCCGCCTGCAGCTCTTCCTCATCAATGGGTTTGAGCAGGTAATCGATGCTGTTGACCTTGAAAGCCCGCAGGGCGTAGGCATCGTAGGCCGTGGTGAAAATGACCGGGCAGCGTACCTCGGCTTTTTCAAACAGCTCGAAGCTGAGCCCATCCGAAAGGTGGATATCCAGAAATAGCACGTCGGGCGGGGTGGGCGCAGTTTGGAGCAGCACTACGGCGGCTTCCACCGAGTCGGCCGTGGCGCGTACCTCCACCGGCGGGTTCTGACGCCGCAGCAAATCCGTCAGACGCTTGGCCGCCAGCGGCTCATCTTCAATAACAAAGGCAATCATTCTTTTTAATGTGCTAAGGTGTTGGAATGTGCTGAGGTGCTAATGTGGGTTGAACGTGGGTTGAATGTGGATCGAATGTGCTGAATGTGGGAAATGTGCCATTACGAGCATAGCGAAATAATCCGTCCTCTGAAATGTGCCGCGCCTTCTTTTTTGACGAGCCTCTGGATGTAAGAACGATAAAGGCTTTGTAGGAAAAGGTCATTTCGTACTGCGCAGAGGACGGATTGCTTCGGCTGCGCCTCGCAAGGACACATTCCCCACATTCCCTCCTCATTCTTCACATTATGCAGTAGCACATTTCCCACATTAGCACCTCAGCACATTCCAACACCTTAGCACATTACCAGCACCGGCAAGGTTACGACGAATTCGGCTTCGGTGCGCTCCACGCGCACGGGCTCGGCGGTGAGATGGGCGTAGCGGGCCGTCAGGTTGGGCAGGCCAATGCCCAGGGATTCGCCGGGGGCCAGGCGGCGCGGACGCAGGGTGTTGCGCACGGTCAGGCTCTTGCCGGCTTCGTCGAGGGCAATGCGCAGGTGCAGGGGCTGCGTGGCGCTGGCAGCGTTGTGCTTCAGGGCATTTTCCAGCAGCAGCTGCAGGCTCAGGGGCGGCACCACGAAATTGCTGGGCACTTCGCGGGCCGTGGGCAATTCCACGTGCAGGGCCTCGCCGTAGCGGATATTTTGCAGAAACAGGTAGGACTGGGCAAATTCCAGCTCGTCGGCCAGGGGCACCACTTCCCGCTGCCGGGCGTCGAGCACGTAGCGGTACACCTGGGAGAGCTGGCGGATAAAGCGCACGGCCAGCTTGGGCTCTTCCTCGACCAGAGAAGTCAGGGCGTTCAGGGCGTTGAACATAAAGTGCGGGTCGAGCTGCTGGCGCAACGACTCAGCCTCGGCCTGGGCCATTTCCTTCTGCAGCCGCTCGTTGCGTACCAGAGCCTCGCGCCAGCCCATCAGAAACGAGCGGCTGTGCAGAAACAGGGAAATCATGGCCGTGGTGGCCAGCGGAAAGAAGTAAGCCCCCGCCCGCCGCACCGACCACAGCTCGCTCAGACTGCGCTGCTCGTAAAGCAGAATCAGCGTCTGGACCAGCACAATCACTGCCAACGAGCCGCCCAACGAAACCAGCAGCGTGTACACCAGGCGCCTGCCGGGCGCCTGCTTCCAGCCTACGTACTTGTCGAGCCAATCGACGGCGTAGCCATTGGTGAGCCACAGCCCCACGGTATAAATGGAGGTAAACCCGAAGTTGACCAGCAAGTGCCGGGGGTTGTTGAGGCAATCCAGGCAGGTAAAAAAGCTGATGGTAACCGCCACGGTCAGCAGCGTGAGCAGCAGGCGCAGCCAGGGGCGGCGGGCTTGCAAAGGGGGCATCGTAGGATGAAAATAGTTGAACAAGGGCATGGCGCGGGCACGGGTGCCGGACAGGAACGTGGTACGCATGGCAAGATAGGGCTGAAAGGCAGGATCCGGAGTAGCCGGTACCCTATTGTGTGTTGGTAAACCAGTCCTCGCCGCAAGTCAAACTGCCGCGCCCCGCCCGTAGTGGTGCGAAGCGCGGCAGCCGTTTGGGGGTCGGCTTTACTTGGCGGCCGGCGCGGCCGCCGCGGCGGGTTGGGCGGCGTAGGCCTTCAGGCGACTCTGCAGCTGCCGCTCGCCCCAGTTGGGCACTAGGGCATTGGCGGGCTTGAAGGCGGCGTAGCGGGCCTGGGCTTCGTCGTACACGGGCTTGGCCACGTCGGCCCCACCCCCGAACATCTTGGGCGTGAAGTAGAGGTTGTTGGCTTCCACCAAATAGATGCGGGGGTTGGCCGGATTCGCCTTTTTGGCCTGGGCCAAGGCTTCTTTCACCAGCCCCGAATACTTCATGGAGCGGGCCATGGGCGAGATGCCCAGCCGGGACTGGTGAATGTAGGCCTGCAGCACCAGCAGCTCCGACTCCTCCCCGCCCAGCTTGCGGGCCTGGGCCAGGGCAGCCTCGGCCTGGTCGAGGTACTTGTCTTTCACGTCGCCGCTTTCCTTGCTCTGGAAGCTAACCAGCAGGCGGCCGTAGGCCTGATAGTATTGGGGCAGCCAGTCGGTGGGCACGGCGGCGGCGGCCCGCTCAAACTTGCTCACGATTTGCTGAAGCTGGGCCGGGTCGCCGGTGCTGTTGAGCTCCGTGATGGTGGCGGCCAGCAGGTCGGCGTAGCCGGCCGGGGCAGCAGTGGTGGCAGCGGAAACTGCTTTGGGAGCGGGCTGCTGGGCGGCAGCGGAGAAGGAAGCGGCGGTGAGGGCGAGGATGAGCAGCGTGTTTTTCATGACGGAGAAGGTTTAGGATGAATGATTTCTGGTCAGGGGTAAGAGGATGCTCCAAAGGTGGCCGGTAGCGGCCAGGGCCGAAACTAAAGGTTGCCGAAGCGTCGGTTGGCCCCGATGAAGCGTCAGATTCCGTCTTTGTGCCGTCAACTCCCCGGCCCCTTTTTCTGCCTATCAGTCCCGCAAACGACCTGGCTGATGCTCCGCAGAAAAATTAGCCGCTAAACTTTATGATATTCTATATTTTATAATAATTTAAATTTTAACTTAGCTTATTCTTATCAAAAGAACCACCGCAGGTATTCCCTCGCCGCCCTTCAGGGGCGCCGCCTGCAGCACGTGAGGGCCGGCTTTTGCTGCAGCAAAGGCCGCGGGTACGGGACAGGATATCATCCCGGTAGCACCAGTACTGCTTTGGCCGGGCAGCAAGCACTGCCCGTACCGCCAATGGCCCAGTTTGCCCGCTTCGCACGTTGCGCGCAGCCCCGCCTGGCCACGGCGGGCGGCCCCGCTTTGGCTTTCCCCACCTGTAGTCCCCACTGACCCTATGCCCGAGGTCTTCCCTTGACCGGCTCCTACTTCCTTCCTCCAGCCATCTGCGGCCCGGTACTGTCGCCAGACCACTAAGCTTTGGCAGCTACCGGTTTGCCGCTGCCCGCGCGGCCGCCGCGCTGGCGGAGCCATGTCCTTTCATCGGCAGCAGGTGGGCCGCTTGGCCAGTTGCTGCTTCGGCTTTGCCCCGGCTCCGCGCCCGGGTCATTTTTTCAACCTTCTTACCCACACACCTACCTGCACATGAAACATTTACCCAAACTCCCGCTGCTCACCCTGCTCTTCGGCATTTTGCTGGCCTCCTGCGCCAAGGAAAACCTGCGCGGGGACCAGGCACTGCCCGCCAGCCAGGCTACCAATGGTGACATCGTTTGCAATAACTGCCTGGACAAGCCCCTGGACCTGATCAAGCGGGAAGACCGCACCGGCAAGCCCGTGGTGCTGGGCACGGTCGAGGTGTGCGCCACGGCCGACGGGCTCTGCTGCCGCTTTGCCGCGGCCGGAGGCAAGCTGACCTCCACCAAGATTGGCCTCTTTACCTCGGAAGCCGACATGATTGCCAACTACAGCAACCCCTCGCCCACCAAGTTCTACGCAACCGAACACCAGTCGACGGCTACGGCGGAAATGTGCATTCCGCTGGCCGATATTGCCGCTTTCTTCCCCGATGTGCCCCTGAACGGGCAAACCCTCTACATGACGGCCGAAGCCCAGATTACGGGTAGCAGCGGCACGGTAGGCGGGCAGAGCTGGGCCGGCAACCTGACCCTGAACGGCAAATACCCCTTCGACCGGTACTTTACCTTCACCTTCCGCTGCGACGGTCCTCCGCCCACGAGCTCCTGCCTCTTCACCCAGGGCTACTGGTTTGCCAAGCCCAACGTGGTGTGGCCCGGCTGCACCCCCGACAACTACGCCAGCTGCGGCAGCGTGAACATGGGCGGCCAGAGCTACAGCCGCGACGAGGCCCGGGCTATTTTCTCGTCTTCCAACAAAAACGGCAAAACCGACGCCAAGCAGGCCTTCTTGCAAGGCACGGCCCTGCAGCTCAGCCTGGACAACAACCCCAGCCTGGCGGCCATCCTCGGCGCCATGCAGCCCGGCGACGAGTGCTACGGCGCCCTGGCGGCCCTGGCCCGCATCAACACCTACTTTACCGGCAAGGCCAAGCAGGACGCCACCTCGCTCAATAATGACCGCACTAAGGACGCTACCCACACCCAGCTGCGGGCCGACGCCGAGCTGATTTCCCGCTGCCTGAACACCCACAGCCAGATCTGCGACGCCAACGCCGTACCGCTATAAACTCTAAGGCCGCGCCGCAAAACAGCCCCGCGAAAGAACGTTGCCGAATGTGGTAACGCTTTTTCGCGGGGCTGTTTGCGTGCCGCTCACGCTCATGCAGGGCCAGACTTACTCGGGGGCCACGTTGGTATCGGCCGGGTTTTTCTTGTTGATGGAAATCAGCAGGGCCACGAACACCATGCGGGGGGCCGAGGGCAGCACCGCCGTGCTGGCGTACTGGCCGCTGGCGTCCTTGGTGCTGCTGTAGCGGTAGCCGTACACGTTCTGGCGGCCCAGCACGTTGGTGCAGCTCACGTGCACAATGGTGAAGTTGTTCCAGAGCTTGGTCAGGTAGCTGGCGTTCAGGCTGAAGTCCTGGAAGCTGGGCAGGCGGTCCTGATTGTAGCCGTCGGTGCGGTTGGGGTTGTAGTAGGCCCGGGGGCTGTTGTAGGTGTAGGTGGCCCCAAACTGAGTGTGCATCTTAGCCACCCAGTACTTGCTTACCACGGCCAGATTGTGGCGGGCGGCGAAGGTGGGCACGGCCAGCACCGGGTCGAAGCGCTGCTGCCGGCGGGTGTCAATCAGGCCGTAGCTCACCCAGTAGTCGGCATTCTTCACGGTTTTCTTGTCGCGCCAGAGCACGTCCAGGCCGCGGGCGTAGCCGGTGCCGGTGCTGCGGTAGGAAGCCGGGTCGGCGAAGGTGGCCTGCTGGGGGTTGTACACGCCCTGCAAGTCGTAGCGCACCAGGTGGGCGTAGGTTTTGGCGTAGGCTTCCACGCGCAGGGTGCGGTTGTCGTGGCTGCGCAGGAAGGTAGCCTGCAGGTGCTGGGCCCGCTCGAAGCGCAGGGTAGCGGGGTCGGCGGCGCGCAGGAGCAGGTCGGTGCCGGGGTTCTGGAAAAAGTAGCCCCAGGCGCCCGAGAGCTGGGTTTTCTCATTCACCTGGTAGGCCAAAGCCAGGCGGGGAGCGGCGTTCCAGCGGCCCAGCACGGCCGAGTACTCGCCCCGGCCCCCGACGCGGCCCACGAGCTTGTTGCTGAAGGCAATGTCGGACTCGGCAAAGCCGGCCAGGCGCTGCTCATCCACGGCGAAGCGGCGGCTGTAGGGCTCGGCCACTAGGCGCTGCTCGTTGCGCTGCACCAGGCCTTCCAGGCCCAGCTTCAGGTTCCAGTAGGCGCTGGCCGAGTCGTTGGTGAGCATCAGCCGGCCCACCAGGCTCTGCTCCAGCTCCCGCAAGCCTTGCTCCTGGGTAGTGCCAACGTTGTCGGTGCGCACCGTGATGCTGGAGGCCTGGTAGTCGCGGGTGGCGGCCACGCCGGTCTGCACCGACCAGCCCCGGACCAGCGGACTGCGGAAGGTGGTGTTGAGGTAGGAGTTGTCGGAGTTCAGGTGCACCGGCTGGCCGCCTTCCCACTCGGCGCTGGGCTGCCGGGCCCCGATGCGCTGCCGGGTGTAGGCCCCGTACACTTTGAGCATGCCCATTTCGCCGGTTTTCTGGCGCAGGGCCACCGAGCCGCCCGTCGACGCATAGGCCGAGAGCATGCGCTGGGGCACCAGGCCGAAGTAGGGCTTCATGTTCATGTAATCGGCCGTGACGGCCACCGAGGCCCGCTCGAAGCGGTGCTGGTGCGAAAGGCTCAGGCTGCCAATCGAGAGCAGGGAAATACCGGTCTGGGTTTCGGGAGCCAAATCTTCCGAGGTCAGGGCCACCACCGCCGACAACGCCTGCCCGTACTCGGCCGAGTAGCCGCCGGTGCTGAAAGCCATGCCCTTGAAGAGCATGGGCGAGAAGCGCCCCCGGGCCGGCATGCCCGACACGGCCGCGTTGTAGGGGCTTTGCAGGGGCACCCCATCCAGGTACTGCCGGGTTTCGCCGGCCCCGCCGCCCCGCACAAACAGCTTGCCCTCTTCCCCGTTGCGGGTGGTGCCGGGCATGGTGTTCAGGGCCCCGGCCACGTCGGCCGAGGCGCCGGCCGTGGTGACTACGTCGCGGGCCGAGAAGGTGGTGTTGCGCTTGCTGTCGTCGGCCTCGAAGGTGCCGGAGGTGATGACCACGTCGCCGAGCTGGTTGCGCACGGCTTTCAGGGTGATGCTGAAGCGCTGGGCGGTGCCGCTCAGGGTTACGGGCTGCTCCTGGGCCTGGTAGCCGAGCAGGGTAGTCACCAACGGCAACGTGCCGGTGCTGCGGGTGCTGAAGCGGAAGCGGCCCAGCGAGTCGGTGCTGGCCCCGTCGAAGGTGGTTTTCAGAAATACGTTGGCGCCCGGCAGGGGCTGGCCGCTCTGGTCCCGGACGGTGCCGCTGAGGGTGGTAGCAGTTTGGGCCTGCGTGGTAAAGGCCGTGGTCAGGAGCAGGAGCAGAAAAGGTAGCAGGCGTTTCATGGGGGTAGCGGCGAAGTGATGCTCAAAGGTGAGCCGCCGCCGGCCCGGCTGAAACTAAAGGTTACCGAAGCGTCGGATCAGGGGGATGAAGCGTCGGCTGGGGCCCCGCTAGGTCCGGTTCCAACTTTCGGCCGCCTTTATTTGCAGTCTACTGCCCGCCCCAGCGCCCATGCCGCACCGCCCAGCCCCGTTGTACTATCCTGCCCTGACCGGAATCCGGGCCCTGGCGGCCTATCTGGTGTACGCCCACCACTTCAACCCCTTCCCGGCCTGGAGCGGGCCGTGGCGGCTGGCCAACGAGGGCCACATGGGGGTTACTATGTTTTTCGTGCTCAGCGGCTTTCTGATTACCACCCGCTACTTCGGGCTGACTTCTGTTACCCGGGCCTGGGCCGGGCGCTACTTCCGCAACCGGTTGGCCCGCATCTATCCCCTGTACTGCCTGCTGACGGTCATCACGCTGCTGGCCTTCGAGCTCAACCCGGCCCTGGACGGCACCGGAGCCTGGCCGGGCTACTCCCCGGCCGACAAGGCCGCGGCGGTGCTGACCAACCTGACGCTGACGCGTGGCTTGTTCACCGAGTTTCTGAGCTCGGGCATTATGCAGGGCTGGACGCTCACGGTGGAAGAATCATTTTACTGCCTGGCCCCCTTGCTGCTCGTGGCCCTGGCCCGGAGCCGGGCCCCCTACCGGCTGCTACTAGCCGCGACTCTGGTCAGTATAGGCCTGGGAATCGCGCTGGTCTATGGCTCCCCTGCGGGCCGGTACGGGTTCTTCGCCGACTACCGCTTTATGGCGTACCGCACGTTTTTCGGGCGGACCTTCGAGTTTATGGTAGGTGTCGGCTTGGCCGTTTTTATGCGCCGGCCGCCGGCTGCCCGGTCGGGGTTCCGCTTCACGGGTATGGGAGCGGCCTGGGTCGGGGCTAGTGTGCTGGGCCTGGCCCTGCTGTCCACGGAGCAGACCTTTAGCTGGAACCGCTGGTCCGGTATTGCCCTTAACAATCTGCTGCTCCCCATTGGCATCGGAGGCCTGTTCTACGGCTTGCTGACCGAGCGCACCTGGCTTTCCCGCCTCCTGGCTACCCCGGTGGCGCAGCGGCTGGGCAAGTCCTCGTACGCCTTTTACCTGGTGCACATGGGCATCTTCAGCCTGGCCCTGCAGCGCTACGTCACCACCAAACCGGGCCTGCAGTTTATAGCCCTGCTCGGCCTTTCCCTGGCGCTGTATCAGTACGTGGAACTGCCCTTGCACCGGGTTATCAGGCGGGGCGCGTAAGGCCCGGGGCTGGCCGCCGGCCCGGCGAAAACCAAAGGTTACCGAAGCGTCGGATCAGGGGATGAAGCGTCGAATATGGTCCACGCCGCCTGCGTGTAGAGACGCATACTTGCGTCTCAATCGTTGTTTATTCTGATTTGTGGCGGGGCGAGTCATTCAACGACGAGACGCAAATATGCGTCTCTACAGCGTTTAAAGGGTATGGATACCAGCAGCCCAACTGGCGCGGGACGCTCGGGGCAGAGCCCCTCCGGCGTAGGGGTCACTCGGCATAGCCGAGCGACTGCTTGGGCAGAGTCCCTACAGTATAGACAACGGTACTTGTTCTTTCCTTACTCCGCCCACTTTCTGACTCGTAGCGTGAGAGGTAATGCCGGGGCCGGTCGGGAGTCATGCTCATACACCCACGGCTCGGGTAACGACGCTGCCGTCGACTCAAATGGGCAGGATTGGTGGTATTCCTCCCCTCTATACCAGGCTGCCAACCACGTTTTCCCTCTTCGTAGTGCCTGAATAAAATCAACTGCCGCTGTGGCGTCCCTTGCCGGCGTATCATTCGCGTAGCCTCCAAAGTGGCAATGGTATTCGGCAAAGCCAACGGTGAGCCGGTCTATGTCATCTGAATGTACCCAGAATTCCCAGCCGGCCGGACTAACCTGCTCT
Proteins encoded in this region:
- a CDS encoding TonB-dependent receptor; translated protein: MKRLLPFLLLLLTTAFTTQAQTATTLSGTVRDQSGQPLPGANVFLKTTFDGASTDSLGRFRFSTRSTGTLPLVTTLLGYQAQEQPVTLSGTAQRFSITLKAVRNQLGDVVITSGTFEADDSKRNTTFSARDVVTTAGASADVAGALNTMPGTTRNGEEGKLFVRGGGAGETRQYLDGVPLQSPYNAAVSGMPARGRFSPMLFKGMAFSTGGYSAEYGQALSAVVALTSEDLAPETQTGISLLSIGSLSLSHQHRFERASVAVTADYMNMKPYFGLVPQRMLSAYASTGGSVALRQKTGEMGMLKVYGAYTRQRIGARQPSAEWEGGQPVHLNSDNSYLNTTFRSPLVRGWSVQTGVAATRDYQASSITVRTDNVGTTQEQGLRELEQSLVGRLMLTNDSASAYWNLKLGLEGLVQRNEQRLVAEPYSRRFAVDEQRLAGFAESDIAFSNKLVGRVGGRGEYSAVLGRWNAAPRLALAYQVNEKTQLSGAWGYFFQNPGTDLLLRAADPATLRFERAQHLQATFLRSHDNRTLRVEAYAKTYAHLVRYDLQGVYNPQQATFADPASYRSTGTGYARGLDVLWRDKKTVKNADYWVSYGLIDTRRQQRFDPVLAVPTFAARHNLAVVSKYWVAKMHTQFGATYTYNSPRAYYNPNRTDGYNQDRLPSFQDFSLNASYLTKLWNNFTIVHVSCTNVLGRQNVYGYRYSSTKDASGQYASTAVLPSAPRMVFVALLISINKKNPADTNVAPE
- a CDS encoding acyltransferase family protein, which encodes MPHRPAPLYYPALTGIRALAAYLVYAHHFNPFPAWSGPWRLANEGHMGVTMFFVLSGFLITTRYFGLTSVTRAWAGRYFRNRLARIYPLYCLLTVITLLAFELNPALDGTGAWPGYSPADKAAAVLTNLTLTRGLFTEFLSSGIMQGWTLTVEESFYCLAPLLLVALARSRAPYRLLLAATLVSIGLGIALVYGSPAGRYGFFADYRFMAYRTFFGRTFEFMVGVGLAVFMRRPPAARSGFRFTGMGAAWVGASVLGLALLSTEQTFSWNRWSGIALNNLLLPIGIGGLFYGLLTERTWLSRLLATPVAQRLGKSSYAFYLVHMGIFSLALQRYVTTKPGLQFIALLGLSLALYQYVELPLHRVIRRGA
- a CDS encoding sensor histidine kinase; its protein translation is MRTTFLSGTRARAMPLFNYFHPTMPPLQARRPWLRLLLTLLTVAVTISFFTCLDCLNNPRHLLVNFGFTSIYTVGLWLTNGYAVDWLDKYVGWKQAPGRRLVYTLLVSLGGSLAVIVLVQTLILLYEQRSLSELWSVRRAGAYFFPLATTAMISLFLHSRSFLMGWREALVRNERLQKEMAQAEAESLRQQLDPHFMFNALNALTSLVEEEPKLAVRFIRQLSQVYRYVLDARQREVVPLADELEFAQSYLFLQNIRYGEALHVELPTAREVPSNFVVPPLSLQLLLENALKHNAASATQPLHLRIALDEAGKSLTVRNTLRPRRLAPGESLGIGLPNLTARYAHLTAEPVRVERTEAEFVVTLPVLVMC
- a CDS encoding LytR/AlgR family response regulator transcription factor, producing the protein MNVLLLEDEYPAAERLQRLLLQAAPEARVAAVLDTVDGAVAWLTTNPAPDLIISDIQLADGLSLDVFDQLVVRSPVIFATAYDAYALRAFKANSIDYLLKPIKLTELRAALTKLQEWQQPAAPARQLESLRDSLPRAERQYKTRFLVRSGEQLLPLPVGAVAWFQSRHEVTTLVATDGRRFVIDYTLEQLESLLDPSQFFRLNRQYIAHLQAVQRLHPYFNGKLKLDLAPAPSEEVLVSKEKASPFKNWLEG
- a CDS encoding LytR/AlgR family response regulator transcription factor — encoded protein: MIAFVIEDEPLAAKRLTDLLRRQNPPVEVRATADSVEAAVVLLQTAPTPPDVLFLDIHLSDGLSFELFEKAEVRCPVIFTTAYDAYALRAFKVNSIDYLLKPIDEEELQAALHKLQNLQRAPAAPAPAFDASLLTQVLQQLQPQNQYKKQFVVKVGEHLKVIPVENISYFFSLEKATFLQTRENRRFVIDQTLEQLEKLLDPRQFFRLNRAYYVQHDAIQDIIHYTNSRLKTVLAPTAPDGDVLISRERVPAFRAWLER